In Candidatus Rokuibacteriota bacterium, the sequence GGCGCGGCTGACGCGGAAGTAGCAGAGGCCCCAGACGCGGGGGCGCCGCACGGCGCCCCCGTGCTTCTTATGGGCGCGCGCGAGGCGACCCTCCAGGAATGACCGAACCACGTGATCCCGAGCGCGAGACGCGGTCCGCGCTCGACCGCCTCGGCCTCCCCTACGAGGTCATCCCGTGCGACCCCCAGTTCGCCGACACGGCGGCTTTCTGCGAGCGCTACGCGCACCCGCTGGATCATGCCGGCAACACCATCATCGTCGCCTCCAAGAAGGACCCAAAAAAATACGCGGCCTGCGTCGTCACCGGCACGACCCGGCTCGACGTGAACCACACCGTCAAGAACCTGCTCGGCGTGTCCAAGGTCTCCTTCGCCTCCGCCGAAGAGATGACCCAGCTCACCGGCATGCTCGTCGGCGGCGCCACGGTGTTCGGCCTCCCAGCGGACATGCCGATCTTCGTGGACGGCCGGGTGATGGCGCTCGACTACGTGATCCTCGGCACCGGCGGGCGTAACGGGAAGATCAAGATCTGGCCCGAGGTCTTCCGCCGGCTCCCGAGCGCGCGGGTCGTCCAGGGTCTCGCCCTCGAGCGTCAGGGGTGACAGCGGGCGCCCCGATGAGCGCTGACGACGAGGCCATCGAGCAGCTCTACACGCGCGGCGTCACCGACGGTCTCCCCGTGGTGCCCCCCACACGTTCGCGCGTGGAGGGGGCCGTCGCGGCGTCGGGACGCGCGGGCGACGAGCTGATCGCGCTGGTCGCCCCGCGCGACGGCCGGGCGACCGTGGAGAAGATCGCGGCGAACGCGGTCATGGCCGGCTGCCGACCCGAGTACATGCCCGTCGTCATCGCGGGCGTCGAGGCCATGTGCGACGAGGCCTTCGGCCTCCTGGGCATCTCGGGCACCACCGACGCAGTCGCCCCGCTGTTCATCGTCAACGGCCCCGTCCGCAAGGCCCTCGATATCAACTGCGGCGTGGGAGTCTTCGGCCCCGGCTGGCGCGCGAACGCCACCATCGGCCGGGCCCTCCGCCTGATCTGGGTCAACATCGGGGGAGCCAGGCCCGGCGTCATCAGCATGTCCACCTTCGCGCAGCCGGGGCGCTACACCTCATGCATCGGAGAGAACGAGGAGGAGAACCCCTGGGAGCCGTTCCACGTCGAGCAGGGCTTCGCGCCTGCTGACAGCACGCTCTCCGCCCTCGCCGGCGAGCCACCGCAGGTCACCTCCGCACCCCGCAGCCGTACTGCCAAGGATATCCTCACGACTCTCGCGCGGAGCATGGAGGTGATCGGCCACCACAAGGCTACGGCCCTCGGCGACACGCTCCTCGTGCTCTCCCCCGAGCACGCCCGCACCATCGCCGGGGACGGCTGGTCCAAGGCCGACATCCGGCAGTTTCTCTGGGAGCGGCTGCGGAAGCCGGTCAAGGACCTTCTCCAGGGAACGGACGGCGGCGAGGGGCTTCCCGACACCGTTCTCGCCAGACTCGAGAGTCCGGAGACCGACAACACGCTGATCCCCAAATTCCGCTCGCCGGAGAACCTGAAGGTCCTGGTCGCCGGGGGGACGGCCGGTCGGTTCTCGGCGGTGATCGCCGGTTGGCCGTTCGCCAACGCCCCCTCGAGCCTGGTCATCAAGAAGATCCACCTCCCGCGCTGAGCGCGGATCCAAGGCCCTTTCACATCCGGCTGTTTCCGGTGTCTTATAGTTGAGGGCCATGAGTGACGACGGGTTCGAGGCCATCGTCGCGGCGCACCACGGGGAGATCTACCGCTATCTCCGCCGGGTCACGGCCGGGGCGAGCGACGCCGACGACCTGTCCCAGGAGACCTTCCTCCGAGCCTTCAGGGCCTACCGGTCGCTGGCGCCGGACGCCAATGTCCGCGCGTGGTTATACACGATCGCGACCAACCTCTACCGGAATCACTTCCGCTCCGCCAAGCGCCAGCGGAAGGCCCACAGCGCGGTCCGCGCCGAACCGAGCGGCGTGGACGACGAGGGGCCCGAGGCGGAGAGGCGCTTCCACGAAGCCTGGACCCGGGTCGAGACCGTCATCGGCGACCTCCCGCTTAAACAACGGTTGGCGTTCACGCTGCGAAAGATGCACGACCTCGACTATGAGGGGATCGGACGGAGCCTGGGCTGCTCTCCGGAGAGTGCCCGC encodes:
- a CDS encoding RNA polymerase sigma factor, with the translated sequence MSDDGFEAIVAAHHGEIYRYLRRVTAGASDADDLSQETFLRAFRAYRSLAPDANVRAWLYTIATNLYRNHFRSAKRQRKAHSAVRAEPSGVDDEGPEAERRFHEAWTRVETVIGDLPLKQRLAFTLRKMHDLDYEGIGRSLGCSPESARAHVFQALRKIRQSLDRDELPHMEPGR